From Cygnus atratus isolate AKBS03 ecotype Queensland, Australia chromosome 1, CAtr_DNAZoo_HiC_assembly, whole genome shotgun sequence, the proteins below share one genomic window:
- the DUS4L gene encoding tRNA-dihydrouridine(20a/20b) synthase [NAD(P)+]-like isoform X2, producing MTFQWTAVATFLYGEVAVILVLCLPFISPLRWQKIFMIPLWSKIAIFWNKMFLTIIVLLIILFLDAVREVRKYSAIQVTEKVANVNTNAIDHIHMKLFRSQRNLYISGFSLFLWLVLRRTITLLTQLAKSMASHAALETQVNDATEAAKKYVAENERLQEALNERGSSGNKESAKVINEKLKKEIEHLKSELQKTSNALFKANNEVTAVKKQSEGLKKEYDRLMKEYERLQDSSSEAEDKKDL from the exons ATGACTTTCCAGTGGACGGCAGTTGCCACCTTCCTGTACGGCGAGGTAGCAGTGATCCTCGTGCTCTGCCTGCCGTTTATTTCTCCCTTGAG ATGGCAGAAGATTTTTATGATTCCTCTATGGAGCAAAATAGCCATTTTTTGGAACAAGATGTTCCTTACAATAATAGTTTTACTGATCATCTTGTTTCTTG ATGCTGTTAGAGAAGTTAGAAAGTACTCGGCCATTCAGGTGACTGAAAAGGTTGCAAATGTCAATACCAATGCCATTGATCATATTCATATGAAACTCTTCCGATCACAAAGAAACCTCTATATCTCaggtttttccttatttctgtgGCT TGTATTGAGACGTACTATTACCCTTCTTACTCAGTTGGCAAAAAGCATGGCATCTCATGCGGCTCTGGAAACGCAAGTAAACGACGCTACTGAAGCAGCCAAAAAATACGTGGCTGAGAATGAAAGGCTGCAGGAG GCCTTGAATGAACGAGGAAGCAGTGGAAATAAAGAGTCAGCAAAAGTAATTAATGAGAAATTGAAGAAGGAAATTGAACACTTGAAATCAGAGTTACAGAAGACATCAAATG CTCTTTTCAAGGCAAATAATGAAGTGACAGCTGTTAAAAAGCAGTCTGAAGGCCTTAAAAAAGAATATGACCGTCTGATGAAAGAATATGAACGGCTTCAG GACAGTTCAAGCGAAGCAGAAGACAAGAAAGACCTGTAA